TTGCAATATGGGAACCGAAAAAATCACAGCTGAACAGGATCTTGTCTTCTTCCAAATAGGCCGCCATAGTCTCCGGCCAGTGAACCCAGGGAGTGTGTATGAACTTCAGCGTTTTGTCTCCGAGAGATATTGTCTCACCATCATTAACGGTAATAAAGAATTTCTCGGGTACACGCAGAAGGTCCATAAGCATCCCTTTTGCTTTTGGGTTGCAAATCAGCTTTGCGTTGGGGTATTTAGAGAGTACCTGGAGAATACTGCCGGAGTGGTCCTGTTCAGCGTGAAGCGAAACTACGTAATCGAGTTCAGGAACATTTTCGAGCTGTCCGAGCAGTTCATCGGTCATGGATGGGTCAACCGTATCAATCAGAACCGTTTTTTCGCTGCCCTCAATAAGATAAGCGTTATAGCTTGTTCCGTCCGGAAGCGGAATCAGTGAGTCAAAGAGTCGTCTGTCCCAGTCCACTGAACCGATCCAATAAACATTGTCTTTTATTTTTCTCGGTTTCATAATACCTCCTTTATCCGGCTTTTGGTTTCTTCGAATATCCCGACCGTCTTTTATCTCCCGACCCGGTTTTAATCCGCCGTCAACATTGTGTAGCAACCATCCCTGAAAAAGCAACAAACCTTAAGCGGGGCACGTCATTCCGGAAACCGCCGGGCTCCTGCTGTGCACGTTCACCCCTTTGATATTTCTTTATTGTTTATCCTTCCAGTTCCACCATTTCAGAAGCTCCGGTTCATGGACTGTATTACCTGCATAATATACCGCACACCTGAAAACATAGAGGACACAACGGTCAATATGCCCACCACGCAAGGATATGAGTTTTTGATACATTACATCTGGGCTTTCTCCCTTTAGCTCTGTTACTTTTCGATAGCCTAAATCCACTAAATCCTGAGCAATGCTCTTCCCAACCCCCGGGATTACCCGGAATCCCATTAATGCGTCCATACATACCTGCACTCTTTTGAATCCGGAGGCGCAAACAATGCCAAAAAGATTCCCGGATGGATTAACGGTCGTTGCAACTTCAATATTTCCTCCTACCTATAGAATTTTAACACATTCTTTTGTTCCGGCAGGTAATAACCCTTGATATTCTCCCTCAATATTGTTATCATCCCACAGAGCAACTACCCGGCATTTGACACCCAGAGGAGCATTACATTATAATTTAACTCTTTATTCTTAATATGTTATCTTTGGATATATCCCATTTTATGCCTGACCATCTCCGGCAGTCATTGATGGGCGATTAGCTCAGTGGGAGAGCGCTGCCTTCACACGGCAGAGGTCACTGGTTCGAAACCAGTATCGCCCACCATCTTAATATTTAAAATCAACAGGTTAGTGTCGCGTCAACTCTCAATTGTCATTCCGGTTTGTCCGGAATCTAAGAGGAGTATGATTCCCGACGCAGCGGGAATGACAATTCAAACACCCCGACATTACAAGGTTGACACGACATTAGTCTATTTTCATAAATCCGGCAAACTCAATGCCTCCGGAACTGCAAGCCGGATTTTATCCTTTACTTTAAATTAGTTATCAAAACCGTGTTCGATATCTGTCCTTGCTGTCATTCTGAATCCTGTATTTTCAACATATTGCGTTTTGTAGAAACCCTGAAACAATACTGAAACAAGTTCAGCACATGGTTCAGCGCCTGCCCTGAATTCATTTCAGGGATGACAGCAAACAAAATCTGACTATATAAACGGGTTCAGTGCCTGCAATGACCGAATGGACTGCAATGCAGCTGCTTATAGCAGGCTTGCCGCTGGATACGGATTGATTTTGATCTGTTAAAAGACCCCGAAAACATTCGGGCAGAAAACACACGCAACAAACCCGAGATCCCCTACATTGAAAAAAATGACAAAAAAAACAAGCTCTTACTTGACATAAGCGTCAGTAATTACTATAATTATCCATGAGGAGTGTATGACACGAGCTGATCTGGCAAGGATAATTTTTGAGAAAGTAGGTCTCCCTAAAAAAGAGGCACAGGATATCATTGAGGTTATTATTGAAAACATCAAAAATACCCTTGCTGAAGGTGAATCGGTAAAAATAACCGGGTTCGGAACATTCAACGTAAGGAAAAAGACCCCTCGCCGGGGCAGAAACCCACAGACCGGTGAGGACATGGAAATAACCGCACGGCGGGTAATAAGTTTTAAACCGAGCAATATTCTCAAATCAGACGTAGAGCAAAATAAATGATTAAAGCAAAACAGAAAGGGTCCGCTAAGACAGTCAATTTTCCGGAAAAACTGTTTTATAAAATAGGTGAAGTGGGCCGGATAACCGGGGTTGAACCCTATGTCCTAAGATACTGGGAGAGCGAGTTCCCTTTTCTAAAGCCCAGGAAAAGCCGTTCCGGCCAGAGGCTTTATGTAAAGAAGGACATAGAACTCATTCTTGAGATCAAAAGACTCCTGTATTATGAACGTTACACAATCGAAGGTGTAAAAAAGAGATTTTCCGAATCCACCATCCAAATTGTTAAACAAGACAAGACGGATGAAAAACCTGCCTTGCAAGAGACACTTTCTCGTGTAAGGTCTCGTCTCAGAGAGATAATATCTCAACTTTCATAATCGGTTATCGGGGCGTGGCGCAGTCTGGTTAGCGCACTCGCTTGGGGTGCGAGAGGTCGGCCGTTCGAATCGGCTCGCCCCGACCAATTTTTTAATAAAATCAAAGAGTTCAATAAACAGGAAGACAGGTAATTCAGTATCTCCGTATC
This window of the bacterium BMS3Abin08 genome carries:
- a CDS encoding pathogenicity locus, whose protein sequence is MDALMGFRVIPGVGKSIAQDLVDLGYRKVTELKGESPDVMYQKLISLRGGHIDRCVLYVFRCAVYYAGNTVHEPELLKWWNWKDKQ
- the ihfA gene encoding integration host factor subunit alpha, whose translation is MTRADLARIIFEKVGLPKKEAQDIIEVIIENIKNTLAEGESVKITGFGTFNVRKKTPRRGRNPQTGEDMEITARRVISFKPSNILKSDVEQNK
- the ycgE gene encoding HTH-type transcriptional repressor YcgE is translated as MIKAKQKGSAKTVNFPEKLFYKIGEVGRITGVEPYVLRYWESEFPFLKPRKSRSGQRLYVKKDIELILEIKRLLYYERYTIEGVKKRFSESTIQIVKQDKTDEKPALQETLSRVRSRLREIISQLS